In Mesorhizobium sp. J428, the genomic window GTCGGCCTGCCACCGGACGCGGCAACGAAATTCCCGTCCGAACTCTCCGGGGGCATGATCAAGCGCGCGGCCCTTGCGCGCGCTCTGGCACTCGATCCGGACATCGTCTTCCTCGACGAGCCGACCTCCGGCCTCGACCCGATCGGCGCGGCCGCCTTTGACGAGTTGGTCCAGAAGTTGCGCGACACGATGGGGCTGACAGTCTACATGGTCACCCACGACCTCGACAGCCTGTTCTCCGTCTGCGACCGCATCGCCGTCCTTGGCGAGAAGAAGGTGATGGTCCAGGGCACGGTCGAGGACATGCTCGCCAGCGAGAACGCTTGGGTAAAGTCATATTTTCGCGGCAAACGCGCACGACAGCTTGATCTGACGACGCGGCAGGAACACGGAGCCTGACGGCATGGAGACCAAGGCCAATTACGTCGCGGTCGGCATATTCACGCTGGTGATGCTGCTGGCCGCCTTCGGCTTCGTCTACTGGACGGCCGGAACGGGCGGCGGCGATTTCGCCACGCTTCGCGTCAAGATCCCGGGCTCCGCCTCGGGTCTGGGCCGGGGCAGCGCCGTGCTGTTCAACGGCGTCAAGGTCGGCGATGTCACCCGCATCTTCATCGACGTCAACGATCCGACGGTCGCGCTGGCCGACACTAAGATCGATCGCCTGACCCCGATCACCAAATCGACGATCGCCGATGTCGGGCTCGCCGGCCTGACCGGCCAGGCCTCGATCGAGCTCAAGGGCGGTGTGGTCGGAGAGGAAAACCTCCTCGCGGTCGCCGAGGCGAACGGTACCGTCGCCGAGATCACGGCCAATCCCTCCGCGCTCGGCAATATCCTGCAGCTCGCGCAGAACTTCCTCACCCGCGCCGACGGCGTTCTGAGCGGGGTCGAGGACTTCGTTAACGACGTGAAGACGCCATTGGTCGCCACAGTCGAGAATGCGCAGAAATTCTCCGAGGCGCTTGGTCGCAACTCCGACAACATCGACCAGTTCCTGGCAAGCGTCGGCGATCTCTCCAAGACGCTCAGCGGTGTGTCCGGCCGGCTCGACAGCACGCTTGCCGCCGCCGAAGACCTGCTCAAGGCAGTTGACCGGGAGAAGGTCACGACGATCGTCAACAATGTCGAGACCTTCACCAACGACCTCAAGGGCGCGTCCGACAATCTCGAGACGGTGATGTCCGGCGTTGACAAGGCCGTGACGTCGATCACGACCCTGTCGCAGAACGCGACCGGCACGCTTTCCAAGGTCGACGAGATTGTCGCGAGCGTCGATCCTGCGACCGTCCGCTCCGCCATCGACGGCATCAAGCAGACCACCGAGACCGCGAGAAAGGCGGCGGACGACATCTCGAAGGTGACGACGAAGTTCGGCAACCGCTCCGAGGAGATCGACAAGATGATCAGCGACGCGAGCCAGCTTGCCGAACGGCTCAACGCCGCCTCGGTGCGTGTCGACGGGATTCTGGTGAAGGTCGACACGCTGCTCGGTTCCGACAATGCCGACGGCCTGATGGTGCAGGCGCGCGAGACGCTGTTGTCGTTCCGCCAGGTCGCAGACACGCTCAACGCCCGTATGGGAACGATCACTGACGGGCTTGCCCGCTTCAGTGGCCAGGGTCTGCGAGACGTCGAAGCTCTCGTGCGCGACAGCCGCCGCTCGGTGAACCGGATCGAGGAAGTGATCAGCGATCTCGGCCGCAATCCGCAGCGTATCATCGCGGGGGGAGAAGGCGAGGTACGCCAATACGACGGCCGTGTGCGGCGTTGACATTGGTCGTTCCGCGCCCCACACAGGTCGCGCTATTCAAGCATCCGACGCTTCCTGGGCAGGGGGCGTCCGCCGGAGACGTGGGTTTGAAGTCTGGACGGTTGCTCATCGCTGCGGCGCTCATCAGCTCTGCCTTGTCGGGCTGCGCCGTGCTCGGCGGCGGCACGCCTGCGCTCGACACCTATGAGCTGTCGGCCGCGCAGACCTCCGAATCCGGTCCACGCCGCTCCCGCGCGCAGATCCTGATCGCCGAGCCGTCGGCGCTGAAGTCGCTCGACGGTCAGAACATCGTCATCAAGCCGAGCCCCGGCGAGATCCAGTATCTGAAGGGGGCGCAGTGGGCTGATCGCCTGCCGAAGGTCGTGCAGGCGAAGCTCGCCGAGGCGTTTCAGTCGACAGGCCGCGTCGGCGGCGTCGGCAAGCCTGGTGAAGGACTTGCCATCGACTACCAGGTCATCACCGAGATCCGTGCGTTCGAAATCAGGCTCGGCGGCAGCGATCAGGCCTATGTCGAGCTGTTTGTGCGCATCCTCAACGATCGCAACGGCACGGTGCGAGCCTCCCGCACCTTCACCGCGCAGTCCTCCGTCAGCGGTGCGGGCAATCCGGCCTACGCGGCCGCGCTGGACAGGGCCTTCCACGCCGCCACCGACGAGATCGTCGACTGGTCGCTGGGAAGGATCTAGCGTGCTCCGCATTCACCGCGTCAAGGTCGACTCGATCTACATTCCCACCGAGCGCCGCAAGACCTTGCATCCCGAGACGGCTCGCGCCTTGGCGGAAGACATTCTCGAAAACGGGATGAAGATGCCGATCCAGGTCCGGTTCGACGGCAAGCGCTATATCCTGATCGAGGGGCTACACCGTCTGGAAGCTGCCAAGTTTCTCGGCGAGACCGAGATCGACGCCTATCTGGTCCAGGCACGAAAACATTGACGATCTAGAACGCGGGCTTCGTCAGCCCTTGCGACGGCGGCAGCGCCAGTTCCAGTCCCGCTCCGGTCCAACGTCCACATGCACCGAGTTGGTGTGGCAGTAGGTGCCGACGCCGCCGCGTCCCGGCATTGTCCGGACATAGGTGGCGAGATCCCATTTGCTGACGCCGTCGAGCTGGATGTCGGCGGCTGCGCAATACATGTGCATTGAGCGGCGGGCGCCGCGCACGCGCTTGTTGTATTCCGGGCTGCGATAGCCCGACGTGACCACGACGCGCTTGCCG contains:
- a CDS encoding MlaD family protein, yielding METKANYVAVGIFTLVMLLAAFGFVYWTAGTGGGDFATLRVKIPGSASGLGRGSAVLFNGVKVGDVTRIFIDVNDPTVALADTKIDRLTPITKSTIADVGLAGLTGQASIELKGGVVGEENLLAVAEANGTVAEITANPSALGNILQLAQNFLTRADGVLSGVEDFVNDVKTPLVATVENAQKFSEALGRNSDNIDQFLASVGDLSKTLSGVSGRLDSTLAAAEDLLKAVDREKVTTIVNNVETFTNDLKGASDNLETVMSGVDKAVTSITTLSQNATGTLSKVDEIVASVDPATVRSAIDGIKQTTETARKAADDISKVTTKFGNRSEEIDKMISDASQLAERLNAASVRVDGILVKVDTLLGSDNADGLMVQARETLLSFRQVADTLNARMGTITDGLARFSGQGLRDVEALVRDSRRSVNRIEEVISDLGRNPQRIIAGGEGEVRQYDGRVRR
- a CDS encoding ABC-type transport auxiliary lipoprotein family protein: MKSGRLLIAAALISSALSGCAVLGGGTPALDTYELSAAQTSESGPRRSRAQILIAEPSALKSLDGQNIVIKPSPGEIQYLKGAQWADRLPKVVQAKLAEAFQSTGRVGGVGKPGEGLAIDYQVITEIRAFEIRLGGSDQAYVELFVRILNDRNGTVRASRTFTAQSSVSGAGNPAYAAALDRAFHAATDEIVDWSLGRI
- a CDS encoding ParB N-terminal domain-containing protein, whose product is MLRIHRVKVDSIYIPTERRKTLHPETARALAEDILENGMKMPIQVRFDGKRYILIEGLHRLEAAKFLGETEIDAYLVQARKH